The Chthonomonas sp. genome segment AGCATTTGAAACACGACCGGGCTGGCGTTGGCCCCGCGCATGACGCTTGGACCCTTGCCGAGATCGAGCTGGCCGTAGCGCGATTTGCTAAGGCCGGGATAGTCAATCGCGTGGTTGACGTCGACCGCCAAACCTGATTGCGCGTTGATCGCGTGCGCCGAGGTGCGCGCCCCGCGCAACCCGATTTCTTCTTGCACGGTCGCGACGGCGTAGACACCAACGTTCGGGTCGAGTCCGCCGTCCTCTTTAAGCAATCGCAGCGCCTCGGCGACGCAGAACGAACCCATTTTGTTGTCGAACCCGCGCGCGGTCGCGCGGTCACCGAGCAGCGTTTGGAACTCCCATTGGAAGGTCGCCACATCGCCCAGCGAAATCAGGGCTTCGGCTTCGGCGCGGGTTGCGGCGCCGATGTCGATCCACATATCCTTGACTTCGGGCTTCTTCTTGCGCTCTTCTTCTTCCAATAGGTGGATTGCTTTGCGGCCGATGACGCCCGCCACGCGCTCGGACCCGTGCACCCACACCCGCTGCCCGACAATGATCGAGCTGTCTTGGCCACCGATGGTTTTGAAGTAGAGCATGCCGGCATCGTCAATGTAATGGATGATAAAGCCGATCTCGTCCATGTGCCCGGCGAGCATAATCTTCATCTCGGCGCCCGGGTTCAGCACGGCCCAGGTGTTACCGTGCGAGTCGGTGTGATGAGCGTCGGCAAACGACGTGTAGTTGCGGTAGATTTCCGCCGCCCGTTGCTCGTAGCCACTGGGCGAAGGACAGTTCACGATGTCAGTGAGAAATTGAAGAGACTCGGCTCGCATGACAGGAGTCTACCGATGGCGCGCAGCCCGAGTTCCCAGCCTTGTACCGGAGAAGTGCCATAATTGAAGCGAAATGAGTGACGGAAGCGCCACTGGCATGTTCATCTCCGAGACCCACACCGACGCGGCCATTTGGCAGTTTCGCGTGAGCAAGATGTTGCTGGAGGGCAAGACCGAGTACCAGACCTATCAGATCTGCGAAATCCCGCGGTTCGGGAAATCGCTCTTTTTGGATTACAACATCCAAACCTCGCTGATGGATGAGTACATCTTCCACGAGTGCATGAGCCAACCGGCCATGACCCTGCACCCGAACCCCAAGAAGGTGGCCGTATGCGGCGGCGGCGAAGGCGCGACTCTGCGCGAGGCCCTCAAGCACAACACCGTGACCGAGGCGCACATGTGCGACATCGATCGCGAGCTGATTGACATGGTTCGCGACCACATGCCTGAGTGGCATCAGGGTTGTTTCGACGACCCCCGCACGACGATGCTTTACGAGGATGCGCGCGGTTGGCTAGAGCGCAACGCTGGCGGCAACTTCGACGTGATTCTGAGCGACCTGCCCAATCCGCACGAAGAGGGTCCGGCGCTCAAGCTGTTCACCAAGGAGTACTACCAAATTTGCTACGACGCGCTCGGCGACGAGGGCACGTTTGCCATGCAAGCCGGTTCGGCCAGCGAAAACTATCCCGAGTGCTTTGCCTGCTGCGTGCAGACCTTGCGCGAAGTCTTCCCCTATGTGGCGGGCTATTACGGGCTGGTCAACAGCTTCTTCCAGCCGTGGGCCTTTATCCTGGCGAGCAAGACGCACGACCCGCTCGCGCTCACTGAGCAGGAAATCGCGGCGCGATTCGCGGCTCGTGGGGTGAGCAATCGGTATTACACGCCGCGCTTCCACCAGGCTTGCTTCACCTTGCCGGAGTATCTGGAAGAGGCGGTCCGCGGGGCTCGCGTCCTCACCGACGCCGAACCGTTCATCTGGACTGCGTAGGCGTTTTTGAACCGCTATTAACGAAAAGTGGCATTTTCGTTAATAGCGAGTTTCGTTATTAACGCCAGCGTGAATAAAGCAAAAACCCCGCCCGAAGGCGGGGTGTGATCTTGGCTTTGGGCAGAAGTTCAACCGTTGCGACGGCGCCCGCCACCAAGCGGTTCATTCGGATCGAACTTGAATTCGACCCCGGCCATCGCCTTGAACTGCTTGGCTTGTGCATCGGTGAGCACCTTCAGGATTTCCTTGCCCGTTTCGGCTTGCATTGCCTGCATTTGGGCGCGCATTTCTTCCATCGTCATTTCCTGGTTGCGGACGGCTTCCATGAGCGGTCGAGATTTTTCCATCGACGAGGTTTGGATGTCACGCAGCTTGGTCTTTTGCGCATCGCTCAGACCGAGTTCCTTTTGCACATCCGGGTTGTTCAGCGCGCGCTCCTTTTGCGCTTGGATGTTGATTTCCTTAAAGCGCTTTTGTTGCGGCGCGGTCAGCACCTCGTTAATCTTCTTCAGCTCTTCGCCGCCACCTTGGCCCATCATGCCCATGGCACCAGGTCCGCCTTGACCAGGACCGCCCTGACCGCGACCACCTTGGCCGCCGGGACCACCAGGTCCACCTTGGCCAGGACCACCAGGTCCGCCTTGACCACGGCCCTCACCGCCGGGTCGGCCTTGACCACCGGGGCCTTGCGCGGCTCGCAGTTCTTGAAGCTTGGTCTTTTGTTCAGCCGTGAGCTTGAGCTCTTGACCGACATCGTTTCGCATGATCAGTTGGAACGGACCCGTTCCGCCGCCCATATTCATGCGTTGGCCTTGACCTTGGCCACGACCCTGACCTTGGCCTTGACCCTGGCCTCGACCGCCGGGACCCGGATCTTGGGCGAATGCTGCCGAAGCGAGTAAAGCGGCTACGGCGAGGGATCCAATCAGTTTGCGAATGTTCATTGTCTTCTCCTGTCTCAGAGGTACCGGGAAGTACGTCGTTCGCCGAAGCGAGTTCACTAATTTTTCAGGAACAACACAAATTTCTTGCCGGTTTGAACCTGCGTGAGGCCAAGTTGAGCCGCTTCTTCGGCGCTGATTCGGTCGCCGCGCGTGAGCACATAGCCTGAGTATTCGCCCAGTTCAGCGGGAGTTTCGGCTTTCTGAAACACGCCGTGGTAGACCATGGCCAGCGAGGGCAAGCTGGTCTCCTGCACCTTGGCCGCGCCCGTGCCGAGGTCCTTATTGCGACGGCTCAGCTGATACACCAGCAGCGGCTTCTTGGCGTCTTTGGCGATGCGCGCGTAGGCGTGGGCCTCGTTCTGCCCGACGTTATTGTAATGCCACCAAAAGCCGAGGTTGGCCAGCGCGCAATGCCCGAGTAACAACCCGGCAAACAGGTTTCGCAATCGCGGCGACAGCGTGGGAATGTTGCCCGGAACCGGGTTCCCGCCGCGCGCTACATACACCCCGACGATGATCGCCAGCGGGGGCCAGCACGGCAGAATGTAGTGAATCAGCTTTGAGCCCGACACGCTGAAAAACACGAAGATAATCGCCGCCCACCAACCTAGGTAGCGCAGGGTGCTGCGCTCGTCCTCGCTGAGCCCCCGGGTCCACGCCGAAAGCGGGCTCGGCCACGCACGGCGCAAGTGCCACCACCATGGCGCAAAGCCCAGCACCACAATCGCCGGGAAGAAGATCAGGTTGACGGGGAACGGCACATGATGCGCCTTGTCGCCCCCGGCGAACCGGCCAAGGTTCTGCTCGATCAAGAATTTCTGGACAAACACGTCGCCGTTGGCGAGATAAGCCGGCACGTACCACGCGCCAACCACGACGCAGAACCCGATGATCCCGGCGAGCCATCCGCCCCGAAAGCGGTCGCGCGGTCCGGGATAAAACCGAAGCGTTGCGCCGGCCAAGAGCAGAAAGAAAATGCCGCCGACCGGCCCTTTGGCCAAGACCGCAAACCCCAACGCAACGCCCGCCAACCCGCGCCACTTAGTGCGCTCGCGTTCGGGGCAATCGAGCGAATTCCAAAACGCCATGAAGCACGCGGTCAGGCTGAGCAAGAGCGGCACATCGGTCATCATCATGCGGCCCAGCGCGATCATGAGCAGGCTGGTGCCAAGGATGAGCGTGGAGACCAACGCTTCGGTTTGGCCGAAGCGCGTTCGCACAAAGCGGAAAACGATCCAGTACAGCGCGAGGCTACACAGAAATGAGGGGAGGCGCGGCCCGAAATCGGGACCGAAGAGCATCATGCACGGCTTGGCCAGCCAGTAAAGCAGGATCGGCTTTTCGAACCACGGGCTGCCGTTGTAGTAGGGCGTGATCCACTCGCCGCGCCGGTTCATCTCGGCGGTCACGGCGCCATAGAATCCCTCGTCCAGATCAAGCAGGCCGGTAAGCCAAAAGCCCAGCAGGGGAATCGCCGCGAGCAGCACGGCAAGCAGCTCAGTCCGACGAGAAGCGGTCACCTGACGACTTTACCAGGTGACCGCGACATGTTACGGATTACTTGTCCTTCGGGGCTTCGTAATCCTTGTTGATGGACAGCTGACCGTCGGAAGCGGCGTTGCCATCGTTTTTGCCCGGCACCGTCGAATTCGCCGGCGCGGGATCCGCCGTGGGGGCTTCGCCGGAACATCCGACAAGGCCAACCAAGACTGCGAGCAGCAACCACTTTTTCATTAATCGTGGTCCCACTGGTACTTCGTAATGTCCGTCATTTGAATCTGAGTACTCGTAGAGTTCCAGTTCCAGTTGGTGCCGGCCGCGAGGTTGCCGTGGGTGACAGCCTTTGCGTGGCCATCGCCATAAAGGGCGACCGTCTTTTCGAAGTAGCGCAGAGCAACCATGCCCGTGCGTCGGCCTTCGCGATCGGTCGGTCCTGGCGAAAGGCCAGCCGAACCATCCGTGCCCCAGCGATACGAAATCGCGCACATGGACTGCGGGTTAACGTTGGTGTTGGCCGTAATCGAACTGCCGCCGCCACAGTAGGGCGGAGCGATGGCTTGGGCCATCCAAATGATCGTCCCGGTGAAGGTCCAGTCTAACGTCAAGCGGTCTTTCCGAGCGGTAAATGCAATGGTATCAGCCGGATTCGCGGCGGCCGTCAGCTTTTGCGGAGTCGGCGAACCATCGGTGGTCACCGCCGTGAGCGGGCTCCAAACCGTGTAGGCATAGCCGTACTGCGGACGGTACGGCCACAGAAGATTGGTCGGGATTCCATTTTCAATCGGATTCGACTTTGTCAAAGGATCCTGGAGCACCGCACTGTTCTTCATAAACGGCTGGATCCCCACTCCCCACGGCGAGTAAGGGAGGCCATTGAAGTTCAACGGACCAGGGGCCGAGGTGGCCAGACAAGCGGCCGTATCGTCTTGCGAGTCGGCGTACATGATCCACGCGATGCCAATCTGCTTGGCGTTGGAGATGCTTGCGGCACCCTTCGCTTGCGTTTTTGCTTGCGTGAATACAGGGAACAGGATTGCCGCCAAGATCGCGATGATTGCGATGACGACCAAGAGCTCGATAAGAGTAAACGCTCTTTTCATAATATTGCCTCACCCTCGGTTAGGGGGATGATAACTACCACTATATCAAAAAAGTTCGACAACCAGGTGTTTTTTTCGGACTTTTTTAGCAGATGCACAATCCGAAGGGTCGGTGCTATACTTTTGCTTCTACCGTGCGCGGGTGGCGAAATTGGTAGACGCACTACCTTGAGGTGGTAGCGCCCACAAAGCGTGCTGGTTCGAGTCCAGTCCCGCGCACCAATTTTATTTTTTCAGTAACCGGGGCACTTCTTGAAGTGTCTGAGGGTTGTTCGTGGTGAATTGTTATGAAAATCGCCCAAAACTTGTCGTTGCTCATCGTCGCCTCCGGGGTGGCCGTTGCGGCCATCAGACTGTCCGTTCCTAGCCATTCGCCCGCCAAGGACACGTCGCGCTCCTCCATCGCCAAAAGCGATGTGAAGACCGCCTCCATCGAAGAGCAAATTTTTGTGACCGTGGACGACAAGGTGCAGACCTTGTTCGCCGACATGAGCCTGATCAACCGTGACGCGAAGCGGTCCAACCCCAAGTCGGTCGGTCCGTTTTTCGGGATGAGCCGCATTCCGCAGGTGAGCACGCACTCGATGATCAGCCAACAGCTGATGAAGTTCGAGTCGGCCAAGGACTTCCACGACACCGTGCGCGCCTACGTTCGTGAAGGCTACGAGGTTGGTGTGTTTGGCTACACTGGCTATCCCAACAAGGTGGACGGCACAGAAATGCGTTTGCGCTATTCCGACGGCACCATGTCGCCTCTGCAGCGCTGGGAAGAGTTGGAAAAGAAAGACTGGAACGAAGTTACGCAGAAGCAATATCAGCAGTGGCAAGACCAGTTTGAGAAGCTCGAAGCGCAAGCCAAGGACTTCGCCCACGAAGCAAGCGCGACGATTGCTGGCCGCCACGACGCCATTGTCACCAAGGATCTCGGTCCGGTGATGCTCCGCGCCAAGGCGATTCGCCTGGACAACAAGGAATGTATGTCCTGTCATGGCGACATGAAGCTCGGCGATCCGCTCGCGGTGATGGTCTACGCGGTGCAGCGCCGCGAACGGGCCTAAACCTGGCGCTGGTATCCTCTGGCTTGAATGCGCGTCGTCGATTCGCTTCTCGCGCCGGAACCGGCGTACTCCTTTGAGTTCTTTCCTCCCAAGACTACGGCTGGGGAGGAAAGTCTCTTTCGCACCGTCGGACGCCTCAACGAGCTCGAGCCGACGTTCATCAGCATCACCTGCGGCGCTGGGGGCAGCACGCGCGGAAAAACGGTGCAGTGGGCCGACCGCATTCACCGCGAGTTCGGGCTGGAAACCGTGGTTCACCTCACCTGCCTGGGTCTCGACGAAGCCGAGGTGCACAGCACGGTTGACGCCATCGAAGCGCAGGGCCTTCGCAATATCTTGGTCTTACGAGGCGACGTCCCCCTCGACGAACAAGCCACCGAATCGCATTGCCACTACGCCAGCGACATGATTCGCATTGTGCGCGAGCGCTACCCGCAGGCGTGCATCGGCGCGGCGTGCTACCCCGAAGGCCATACCGAGGCCAAGTCGATGCTAAGCGACCTGGAGAACCTGCGCAAGAAGGCCGACGCGGGCGCGGATTACTTCATCACGCAACTGTTCTTCGACAATCGGCACTACTTCGAATTCGTCGGGCGCGCGCGCAGCATGGGCATCACGCAGCCGATTTTGCCCGGCATTATGCCAATTCAAGACGTGAGCCAGGTGAAGCGCTTCACCGAGATGTGCGGCGCAAGCATCCCGACGCACCTGCTGAAGCTCCTGGAGCAATACGATGGCAGCAGCAAGGCGGTGTTCTACATCGGGGTGGCGCATGCCATCGCCCAATGCGACGAGCTCTTGCGCAGCGGCGCGCCGGGCATCCACTTCTTCACGCTAAACCGATCGCCGGGCACACGCCTGGTGCTCGAAGCGTTGCGTGGCTAGCCTTCCGAGCCCTCAGGCACATCGGTGGCGGCCAGCGGCTGCATGTTGATGTTGCCGACCAGCACCCCGAGCGGTCGCAACAGGTCATGCAAGGTCCGCGTGATGCGGTGGCGCGTGGCGAAGACGCCTTCTTCGGCGGTGTTGAGGAAGTAGTACACGCGCAGATGAATGCCGTTCTCGGCAATGGATTCAGCCACGACGAACGGTGCGGGATCATCGGCGATGCCGGGCATGTCTTTGACCACACCCTCAATGAGGTTGCAGGTCTCCTGCAGATCGGCGGTGAGTGACACCACCAGCGTGCTTTCGTAGCGGCGCACCGGCGCGTTGTCAACGACCGTGAAGCGGTTCTTAAAGAGGAACGAACACGGCAGAATCTCGAGTTCGCGCTCGAAAGTGCGAACGTACACGCTACGGGTGGAAATCTGTTCGACAACCCCGGAGACCTTGTCGATCTTGATCCATTGCCCGATGTGGAACGGGCGGCTGACCAGCAGGTAGATGCCGGCGAAGTAGTTCTCCAGCAGGTCCCGGAATGCAAAGCCGATCGCAACCGACCCGAAGCCAAGCCCGGCGATCACGGAGCTCATGGTGAACCCGGGGACCGCGATGGTCAGCGCGGCCGCCGCGCCGAAGATCAAGACAATCCAGCGGACGAGTCGCGGATAGAAGACCTGCAGATTGGTATCCCACTTTCGCTTGCGGCCGACCGCTTTGGTCCAGCGGCCCAGCAGCATGCCAAGCGCCGCAAACATGACAAAGACGGCGAGCGCAATGGCCAAGAATGGCAACGTGCTGAGCGCACCCTGCCAAAAATCGTCCAGGCGCGTGTTGGTTTGATTGATGACCCCTTTAACCGGCATAGGCTTTCCAGCTATAATCTACCTATGAGTCAACGTCTACCCGAGTGGTTGACGATCCGTCTTCCCCGTCCCGACACGATCAAAGAGGTCGAAGGGATGATGCGAAGCAAGAATCTCCACACTGTGTGCGAAAGCGCGCGTTGCCCAAACTTGCCCGAATGTTGGAGCAAGAAGACGGCAACGTTTATGATTTTGGGAGATACTTGCACTCGCAGTTGTGGCTTCTGCGCCATTAAGGTGGGTCGCGGCGAGGAACTGGATCCGTTCGAGCCGCTCAACGTGGCGATGACCGCCAAGAAGATGGGCATGAAGCACGTCGTGGTGACCAGCGTCGCCCGCGACGACGTGCCGGACGAAGGCGCCGGACAGTTTGCCAAGACCATTCAGATGTTGCACAAGCACAACCCGCACATGATTGTGGAAGTGCTGACCCCCGACTTTAAGGGCAAGCCCGATCTGATCCGCACGGTGTGCGACGCCCACCCCGAGATTTATAACCACAACATCGAGACGATCGAGCGACTCCACACCGTGGTCCGCCCGCAAGCCAAGTACGCTCGCACCATGCGGCTGCTGGAAATGGTCAAAGAATTCGACCCCTCCATCTACACGAAGTCGGGCATTATGCTCGGCCTCGGCGAGACCAAGGACGAGGTGCTCCGCGTGTTGCAAGACCTCCGCAACATCGGCGTGGACGCGGTGACGATCGGTCAGTACTTGCGTCCGACCATGAAGCACCTGCCGGTGGTTCGCTATGTCCACCCCGACGAGTTTGCCGAGTACGAAAAGATCGGCGAAGACATGGGATTTGCCTTTGTGGCGAGCGGTCCGTTCATCCGCAGCTCGTACAACGCCATTGCGTTTAGCGAAAAGGTGATGGCCGAACGACTTGCCGCTTACGATCGCGCACAAGAAGCCGCCGCTACTCCGTCTTAGGTTCGGACGTTAAACCCTAAGAAGTGAGACACGTGCGGCGAGCGGTCAATTGGATCCTAGCCGGGATCCGAGCATTGACTGCGATTCCGGTGCTCGTCTTGCCGCCAGTCCTCATCGCGTTTTGGGCGTACACCTATCTCCGCGACTGCTTTGAACTCATGCTCGCGCCGGGCGTGCCGATTGAGTATAAGTATCAGGGCGAAACTGGTCTTTATTCGGCGCGGGCCGAGAGCTACCGCATCGAGCTGACCAGCCTGTTCCCGCCGGACGGCAACGTGCGATTGGTCAACCTTGCCTGGGGCCCGAATGGAGGGGCTCCGCTTGGCGAAGTCGGGATTCTCGAAGCGCAGCTTGAGCAGAAAGTGGCCGTCGTCTCCGTGCGGCGAAGCCGCCTCACCGTTGAACGGGACGCCAAGGGCTTCAGCCTTTTAAGAGGGCTTCCCAAGTCGGAAGGCCCGCCCAGCGCTACCCCATTTCGCGTCATTGCGTATAACTCTGAGGTCGAATATGTAGACCAAACCCAGACTCCATGGCTCGCCGAGCGGCTGTCGAGCGATCTGGTTTTGGTGGAAGGGGTCGGCCCCAACGTGGTGGTCAATGGGCGACTCAACATCTCCAATGTTGGCCCGGTGCGGGTGGATGCCCGCGTGCTCAACGGTGTGACCAAGCTGACTCTGCAAAGCGACGACATGGACGTGGTTCGCGGCCTCGCCCATGCCCGCCGATGGACCACCACCGACATCCCGCTTCGCGCGCGCTCCGCGCGCGGGCGCACGCGAGCCGACCTGCGGGTGGCCGCTGATGGCAAGGTCATGCTCTCCGGCAACTTCACTGGAGCAGTTCGCGATGTGAACTGGCCCGGCGTGGCGAATTCGGCGAGCGGCCCGATTGACGTGCAGTTCGATCAGCGCGCGGCCATCTTTCGCGGCATCGCCACCGACGGCGGCCTGCGGGGCTCCGGACGAGGTCGCGTCGCCTGGGAACCCAATCTCACTCTCGCCGTGGACGTGGACGCATCCGCGGTCAACGCCTCGGCCCTCCCCCGCGAGGTGCGAGACCAACTCCGCGGCGCGGGTTTTGCCGATGCTCGCTACAAAGGGCTGGTGGCCTACGATGGTCGCAATTGGATGCTCTTCGGCAACGCCAGCGCGGCCCGGGTTTCCGCCAATCGCGAGGTGGTTACCGGCGTTCGGACCGAAGTCGGTTGGAGCGGCGACCAGGTGCAGCTTCGCGGCTTGCGCGGAAGCTGGAATGGTTCCGCTTTCACCGGCTCGGGCGGCCTGAACCTCAAGACCAAGCAGCTCAGCGGCTACGCCAAGGCGGCGGGCGTGGAGGCCAGTCGGCTCTCCAGCTACGTTCGCGGCAAGGTCCGTGGCGAGGCCCTAATCTCGGGCACCCTCGACCGTCCGCTCGCGACGGTTGACTTGCAGGGCGATCTCTCCTTCCGCGACGCGCAGGGGCGAACGCTGGTCGCCGGCGACACCCGTTCGCGGATTGAGATCAAAGGCGAAACATTAAAGATTCTGCGGGCAACTCTGCAAAGTTCAGCCGGGGTGGGCGTGCTCAGCGGAACCGCCAATCTCCGGCGCGGCACCATCGACGCGCAGGTCAAGGCGGGCAATCTGCCGCTCGAGAAGTGGCTTCCCGACATCGGCGGCGTCGGGTTTGCGAGCGGGCGCATTACCGGCAGCCTCACGCAACCCGTCTATCGCGGGCGCGCCGAGGCCTATGGCGTCTCCGCCCTCGGACGTCCCATTCCGGCGGTTCGGGCTGAGCTCGTGGCGAGCGCGGCGGGCATCACGGCCGACAAGGTGCGCATTGACCAAGGCTCGGCGGCGGTCACCGGGAATCTCTCGTGGGTCGCGAGGAACGGGCAGATTCGTGGCGCATTGAGCGCGAACAACATCCAGCTCAGCGATTGGACGGAAGATTCCGTGCGGGGCGTCGCGAACCTCACCGACATTCGGGTCGCGGGTACGGTCAAAAACCCGCTGGTGACCGGCACGTTCGCGGGAAAGAACATCCTCGCCGCGCAGGCCGAGGTGACCGAGGCGAGCGGCAAGTTCACGCTCGCGGGCGACCGACTGCAGGTTCCCGATTTCCTCGCCGCAGTGGGGGATGGCCGCGTCCGCGGGAACGGCGTTTACAATCTGCGCGAGAAGTTTCTCCGAGCCAACGCCGAACTGGAAAATGTGAAGCTCGGCCCGGCATTGGCCGGCGTCGCTCCCGTCCCCATCGAGGGCACAATTAACGGCAAGGCGGGCGTGTTTGGGCGGATCGATAACCTGCGTGGCGGGGCAGGCGACTTGCGCATCGATGGCCTGGCGCTGAGCGGCTATCAAATCGGCAACGGCACCGCGACCGCCAAGTTCGAGAACAACCTCTGGACCGGGAACTTCGAAATCGGGCAACAAGACCGCTTCCTGATAGCTGACCGGATTACTTACGACCCTGCGAAGGGGCTCGTGGATGGCCAGGTGGACGCGCTGAACGTGGACCTTGGCGCTGTGGGCCGGGCAGTGGTGGCGAACGCCAAGAAGCTCGACCCCGAGGTCGCGACGACCCTGCAAAGCTTGGAGGGTAACGCCGCATTTAGCGCGATTGTCAAGGGCGATATCGGCCGTCCCGAGGTGACGCTGCGCGATTTCATCGCCGATGATCTCGTGATTCGCGACATCAAGGCGGGCAAAATCACGGCCCAGGTGGTCGCCACTCAAGACCGCTGGAGAGTGCCCGAGCTGCTGTGGACTCGCGCCGAAGGCTCGCTACGCGTGCAGGGGGCGGGCACGCCCGATGGCGTTGGCGAGGCAACCGTGGCCGTGGACGGTTTCCGCAGCGAGTGGCTCGCCGAAATCATTCCCGGCTTCCCCAACATCGCCGGAAACTTTAAGCTCGACTTTGACCTCGCCGGCCCTTGGGACAAGCTGGCCGGTCGCGGCAACGCCAGCATCACGGACATCGGGCTGGGCACGAGCGCCGACAAGCCAAACGTCAATATTTTTGACATCAATCTTGCAAACAACGAATTGACCGCCGAGGCTTTGTTCGCAGCCGAAGGCTTTAGCGGCAAAGCCGACTTCCGCGCGCCGCTTGCCGCCTTGGGCATTGGCGAAGGAACCGATAAGTCTGTCGCAGCGAACATTACTCTTTCTGAGCGAAACATCGCCGACCTGTTGCCCGAGAGCGGAATCGTGGACAAGGCGCGCACCGACGGCACCCTCGCTGGTTCTTTACAAGTTGGTGGCGAGATAGGTGCACTTAATCTAGCCGGCGGCGTTCGCGCCACCGGAAAGTCGCTCGGCATCCGAAAAACCAATCCGCGCACCAAGAAGCTTGAGCCGATCCAAACCACGCTGAAGGACTACGATCTGAATTTCGTGCTGAAGGACAACAAGCTGGTGCTCCAGGACGGACGGATCGGGGTCAACGACAACGGCACGGTGGCCATCAATCTCGAGGCCGACCTCAAGCAAGCCCTCGGCGCGGAGGCCGACTCGGTCGAGGAATTCCTTGAGCTCGTGCAGATTTATGGCGGAGTCGCCATCAGCAACGTGCTCATCAACGAGCGCGTGACCGAGGCCAACGCCCCGCTGTCCGTGGGCATTGATGGCGACATTGTCATCGCGGGGAATCTCCGCACCCCCGAGATTTCCACGCCAAACCCCGGCGGCATTCGCCTGAGCAAGCTCGACTTGCCGACCCCCGATGAGCAAGAGCCGCGCGAATCCGGCGAAATTCTCATTGACCCGATCTTCAAGGACATCGGGCTCACGGTGGTCGGGGAGGCGCGAGTCCGGGCCGCCATCGCGAATGTGTGGTTGGTGGGCGGCGGCAACATTTCGGGCAGCCTCAGCTATCCTAACGTCACGGTGAATACTCGCCTGACACGCGGGATTTTCGAGCTCCCCAACGCGCGCATCAACGTCGAACCGGGGAGCCCGATCAACTTCTCGTACCGCGCGACGCCGTTCACCGAACCCTTCGCCCGCCTCGATTTGGACCTGGAAGGACGCACCGCGATCTCGGCCAAGAAGAGCAGTGACCAGTTGGAGCGCTACGATATCGAGTTGCGCATTCGCGGCAATCTCCTCGATCCCGAGGGCGTGAAAATCTCGGCCCGCAGCGATCCCCCGGAACTGAGCGAGCAGCAAATTCTTGCCATTCTCGGTCAGCAAGAACTGATCGAGCAACTCGCGAGCGTGGCCATCAATCAGCCCGGCACCAACCGCAACCAGTTTCGCGAGGCCGTTTTTGGCCTGGCGCTGCCCACGCTCAGCAGCGGACTCACCCGCTCATTGGCCACCAGTTTTGGGCTGGACTATCTGAGCCTGGAATACAATGCCTTTGATGGCGCGACGCTTTCGGCGGGCAAAACGCTGGCCAAGGGTCTCACGCTCACGGCGCGCAGGCAGATTTCGCAGACCGCGCTTGGCCCCACCAAGTACGAGCTCAAGCTGAGTTATCGCATCCCGGGTCGGGCCGGATTCTTCCAGCGCACGCGCCTCGGCGTCGGGT includes the following:
- a CDS encoding fused MFS/spermidine synthase, which codes for MSDGSATGMFISETHTDAAIWQFRVSKMLLEGKTEYQTYQICEIPRFGKSLFLDYNIQTSLMDEYIFHECMSQPAMTLHPNPKKVAVCGGGEGATLREALKHNTVTEAHMCDIDRELIDMVRDHMPEWHQGCFDDPRTTMLYEDARGWLERNAGGNFDVILSDLPNPHEEGPALKLFTKEYYQICYDALGDEGTFAMQAGSASENYPECFACCVQTLREVFPYVAGYYGLVNSFFQPWAFILASKTHDPLALTEQEIAARFAARGVSNRYYTPRFHQACFTLPEYLEEAVRGARVLTDAEPFIWTA
- a CDS encoding M20/M25/M40 family metallo-hydrolase; this encodes MRAESLQFLTDIVNCPSPSGYEQRAAEIYRNYTSFADAHHTDSHGNTWAVLNPGAEMKIMLAGHMDEIGFIIHYIDDAGMLYFKTIGGQDSSIIVGQRVWVHGSERVAGVIGRKAIHLLEEEERKKKPEVKDMWIDIGAATRAEAEALISLGDVATFQWEFQTLLGDRATARGFDNKMGSFCVAEALRLLKEDGGLDPNVGVYAVATVQEEIGLRGARTSAHAINAQSGLAVDVNHAIDYPGLSKSRYGQLDLGKGPSVMRGANASPVVFQMLRDGAAKEDIPYQVDVEAGGTGTDGNAMQLNRDGMAVGILGVALRYMHTPCELLSLTDVENCARLMAAYCRQVGPNTDFTPRLNTK
- the metF gene encoding methylenetetrahydrofolate reductase [NAD(P)H], translating into MRVVDSLLAPEPAYSFEFFPPKTTAGEESLFRTVGRLNELEPTFISITCGAGGSTRGKTVQWADRIHREFGLETVVHLTCLGLDEAEVHSTVDAIEAQGLRNILVLRGDVPLDEQATESHCHYASDMIRIVRERYPQACIGAACYPEGHTEAKSMLSDLENLRKKADAGADYFITQLFFDNRHYFEFVGRARSMGITQPILPGIMPIQDVSQVKRFTEMCGASIPTHLLKLLEQYDGSSKAVFYIGVAHAIAQCDELLRSGAPGIHFFTLNRSPGTRLVLEALRG
- a CDS encoding glycosyltransferase family 39 protein — encoded protein: MTASRRTELLAVLLAAIPLLGFWLTGLLDLDEGFYGAVTAEMNRRGEWITPYYNGSPWFEKPILLYWLAKPCMMLFGPDFGPRLPSFLCSLALYWIVFRFVRTRFGQTEALVSTLILGTSLLMIALGRMMMTDVPLLLSLTACFMAFWNSLDCPERERTKWRGLAGVALGFAVLAKGPVGGIFFLLLAGATLRFYPGPRDRFRGGWLAGIIGFCVVVGAWYVPAYLANGDVFVQKFLIEQNLGRFAGGDKAHHVPFPVNLIFFPAIVVLGFAPWWWHLRRAWPSPLSAWTRGLSEDERSTLRYLGWWAAIIFVFFSVSGSKLIHYILPCWPPLAIIVGVYVARGGNPVPGNIPTLSPRLRNLFAGLLLGHCALANLGFWWHYNNVGQNEAHAYARIAKDAKKPLLVYQLSRRNKDLGTGAAKVQETSLPSLAMVYHGVFQKAETPAELGEYSGYVLTRGDRISAEEAAQLGLTQVQTGKKFVLFLKN
- a CDS encoding mechanosensitive ion channel, translating into MPVKGVINQTNTRLDDFWQGALSTLPFLAIALAVFVMFAALGMLLGRWTKAVGRKRKWDTNLQVFYPRLVRWIVLIFGAAAALTIAVPGFTMSSVIAGLGFGSVAIGFAFRDLLENYFAGIYLLVSRPFHIGQWIKIDKVSGVVEQISTRSVYVRTFERELEILPCSFLFKNRFTVVDNAPVRRYESTLVVSLTADLQETCNLIEGVVKDMPGIADDPAPFVVAESIAENGIHLRVYYFLNTAEEGVFATRHRITRTLHDLLRPLGVLVGNINMQPLAATDVPEGSEG
- a CDS encoding prepilin-type N-terminal cleavage/methylation domain-containing protein, with translation MKRAFTLIELLVVIAIIAILAAILFPVFTQAKTQAKGAASISNAKQIGIAWIMYADSQDDTAACLATSAPGPLNFNGLPYSPWGVGIQPFMKNSAVLQDPLTKSNPIENGIPTNLLWPYRPQYGYAYTVWSPLTAVTTDGSPTPQKLTAAANPADTIAFTARKDRLTLDWTFTGTIIWMAQAIAPPYCGGGSSITANTNVNPQSMCAISYRWGTDGSAGLSPGPTDREGRRTGMVALRYFEKTVALYGDGHAKAVTHGNLAAGTNWNWNSTSTQIQMTDITKYQWDHD